From a region of the Panulirus ornatus isolate Po-2019 chromosome 34, ASM3632096v1, whole genome shotgun sequence genome:
- the LOC139759836 gene encoding uncharacterized protein: protein MAGLPITLALSLLASRLLHAQTTGQWSRGFNSLGQQVTRDSNIGDFQNPLQQNPGVETPGSQSSDFDIPDLRLTGKGVDKGVNTDLTIKKNHQKVRPGNLTCYSCKLDFRKSAYKWDHPCLGRHNGLNVSTEYLVVCGPNDFFCRAERTEVNGVLITLTRECTDVCYIGCRPKGFGIGYEACAKCCNTDRCNHMYPLSGASTTILSLSTVFLGWFLVAYTHCP from the exons CAACGGGGCAGTGGTCGCGGGGATTCAACAGCCTGGGGCAGCAAGTAACCAGGGACTCCAACATAGGGGACTTCCAGAATCCCCTGCAACAGAACCCTGGAGTCGAAACTCCTGGATCCCAGAGCTCTGACTTCGATATACCGGATTTACGGTTGACGGGGAAGGGGGTCGACAAAGGAGTGAACACAGACCTTACCATCAAGAAGAACCACCAAAAAGTACGCCCTGGCAACCTCACCTGCTACTCCTGCAAGCTGGACTTCCGCAAGTCAGCCTACAAGTGGGACCACCCGTGTCTTGGTCGACACAATGGACTAAACGTCAGCACAGAGTACTTGGTGGTGTGTGGCCCCAATGATTTCTTCTGCAGG GCTGAGAGAACTGAAGTTAATGGTGTCCTCATCACCCTGACGCGGGAGTGCACTGATGTCTGCTATATAGGTTGCAGACCCAAAGGGTTTGGAATTGGCTATGAAGCATGTGCAAAATGCTGCAACACTGATCGCTGCAACCACATGTACCCTCTGAGTGGTGCTTCAACCACCATACTCTCTCTAAGCACCGTATTTCTTGGATGGTTTCTGGTAGCCTATACTCATTGTCCCTAG